The window GACGTTCAGCGTCGCGACCTGACGGATGCCGCCGGTGTCGGCGGCGGCACCCATCACACCGGCGGTGATGCCCGCCCCGATCACGAGGGCTCCGACGAGCGAGGCCGCCCACGTGGCAGCGGGTCGGGGGCGGTGCGGACGCGCGGGAGCGGCGTCGTCGGCCTCGCTCGCGGCATCCTCATCTTCGGGAATCAGCAGGATGTCGGTGGCGGCGCCCGTGGCGTCGGGATGCCGCGCCGCGACGCGCGGCGCAGTCGCCGTCACCGCGGGGGGCGCCGGCGGTGACGGGGAAGGGGCGGGCAGGGCGCGGGCTTCGAGGTCGTCGAGCCGCGCGAGGGCCGCCGGGTCGAGGTGAAGGTCGGCATCGGGGCCGAAGGCGCGACGCCGGAGGGTGCGCAGTTCGGCGGCCTCGCTGTCATCGAGCGGGGCGGTGCCCCGTCGCGGACCGTCCTCCATGCCGTCAGCCTACGGCGGCGGAGGAGCGGTGGGGTCGGCGTAACCTGCCGATTCAGCCGGCGGCGGCGAGGGTGAGGGCGGGCTGGGGCTCGGGCTCAGGAGTCGGCGCGAACAGGCGCGCGTCGAGGTTGAGGCCGCCCGAGGAACTCGCCTCGTTCGCGAGTTTCTGCAGCAGGGGCCCGTCGATCTTCTCGGCGTCGACCGAGCTGAAGGTGAAGCGCAGCGGGATCGCCGGGTGCAGCCAGAGCGTCGTGCGTCCGGGCGCCTCGTCGTCGGTGTGGCGCCACGTGATGGTGAAGGATTCGTTCCGTCGGAGCTTCGTCGCCGCCAGCACCTTCACGTGCGCGAGCATGCGGTCAGGCATCGGAATTGCCTGCGTGTCGCTTCCGTAATAGAGATAACCCATTTCCACTCCTTCGCCAGGCCCACCCAGCGTTTGGGATCGAGGTATCGACACCGGGAGCGAGCCAATGGCGACGTGGTCAACGCTAACAGAAAAGTTCACCGATTTAGTTAAATTGATGTAATACTCAGACGGTGAACCCCGTCGCCCGGCGTGGGCACCAGGATGGAGGCGATGACCATCGCACGACAGCCATCCACGCTGCGCCGGGCCCTCTCCGGATACTTCGACGCGCGCTCGGCAGCGTTCGCGCGAGCCCGGCGAGACCTCAACATGGGGGACGGCGACGCCCGGGCACTGATGTTCATCTGCGAACGCCCAGGGGTGCGCGCGGCCGACATCGCCGCCTATCTGGGAATCACCGCCGCTGGCGCCACGGCGCTCATCGACCGACTGGTCGAACGCGGTGTCGCGACGCGCGAGTACGACCCGGACGATCGCCGCGTCATCCGCATCAACCCCGCCATCGACCTCTCGGATGACCCGTGGTCATCGCTGTGCCGGTTCGACGACGACTTCGAGGATGCCGTGGCACTGCGCGATGTGACTCGGATCGAGGAGCTCTCGACGCTCCTCGACGACCTGACGGTCGCGGTCGCGTCCCGCTGAGACCGCGGGTGGCGGCTTAGGGCTGGTCACCCTCGAGGTACTGCGCTGACTTGCGCTCGAGGAACCGGCAGAGTCGGGCGACGTAGGTGAGATCCTCGGCGAGGGCGCTGACCTGTTCGGGCGGCATCGACACAGGACTGTCGCGTGGTTCGAAACTCACCAGCCAGCGCGCCGAGCCGGGTTGCTCGGGTCGGATCGCGGTCGTCGTGGAGAGTCGCTCGAACTTCACCCCGACGAGCCCGGTGTCCGCTCCGTCCGCCCCGTCCTGCGGGATCACGCGCACCGTGCCCGCGAAGCCGGCGTGCTCGCCGGAGGCGAGGAACTCCTCCAACCATGCCTGGAGGGTGGCGGCGTTGCGGAAGGGCATGAAGAACCGTTCAGATCGATGACACGTCACCTGGATTATGCGTCATGTCGGGCGTTTGCGGCACAAAATTCGCACTTGACCACAGGCAGAGCGGCGATCGGTGTGAGATCCGCGTGATTCTGTGGGGTTCGGTGAACGGCCCTTTCTCCGTCACGGAATGTACCTCCAGCCCTCCTCGACCGCTCGGTATGCGCAGAGGAGGATGCCGGCGGCCAGCGTCCCGGTCGCGGCCACCGCGAGCGCGGCCGGCCATCTGAGCCCGTCGACGCGCAGGACGCTCAGCGCGGCTCCGATGAGGAGCGCGAGCGCGAGAATCTGCAGGAAGACACCGAACCCGACGAGCAGCGCTGCTTCATCGTCGCGGACCGATAACGCCAGGCTCACTGCCGCTGCGGCAGCGGAGAGAATCGCGCCGGCGCACAACAGCCCCACGACGAAGCGACCGCTGGAACAGCCGTCCCCGCGGAGGCGCCGTCCGGGGTGAGTCCGTACGGGAACGGGGGCAGACCCGTGGAGGACGCGGTCGAATGTCGGGCGGGCTTCGTCCGTGAGACGAGGTGGGGCCAGCGCTCTGGCGTCGTCGCCGGCATCCTCATCCGCGTCGATTCCCACGTTCAGGAGACTATTCGTCCTCGGGCATCGTGGGCCCGACCGTTGACGACGCGGGTGCCCGGGAATGAAGAAACCCCCGTGTGTAGAAGCCACACGAGGGTCCCAGTGGCTCCGACGGGCGTCGATCCCGTGACCTCACGATTTTCAGTCGTGCGCTCTACCAACTGAGCTACAGAGCCGCGCAGCATCCGTATCGCGAACGACGCGATGCCACGTCCTAGACGAAAGGCCTCCTCGAAAGAAGGCCCGCCGCTTGGAGCGACCCTGACGGGACTTGAACCCGCGACCTCCGCCGTGACAGGGCGGCACGCTAACCAACTGCGCTACAGGGCCATGCTTATTCAATTGTGCCTTACGGAGTGACCCCAACGGGATTCGAACCCGTGCTACCGCCGTGAAAGGGCGGCGTCCTAGGCCGCTAAACGATGGGGCCGATGAACGAACCCGGAGGCTCACTCGCCGACGCCCAAGCATACGCAATCCCCGACGCTTGCGCCAATCGAGCCATCGGATGCCGCGCAGACCCGCGCGTCGCGCGAGTGTGTGCGCCCGTCGAAGGGGACACTGTCCCCGACGACCGACCGGACTCGACCCCTTCGATTCCGGTGATCACCGTTGCGATTGTGACTGATGTTGCTAGTGTGATGCACGTCTACTTCTGCCTGTGTGCGAAGGAGAGGGCCTGTGGACTCCGACGCTGTGCATGACGACTGCGGCTGCGCGCCCACGTCGCGCGAGAAGGCGATGCTCTGGCCCGATCTCAGCCGCCGTGGTCTGCTGGGTCTCGGTATCGCCGGCATCGCGGCCGCAGGTGCCCTCGCAGGCCCCGCGTTGGCACCGGCCTTCGCCGTCGACTACCCGTCGTGGGAAGACGTCGAGCGCGCCAAGCAGAACGAGGGCGCGAAGGCCGCCGAGATCACCCGCATCGAGGGCCTCATCGCCGGTCTCGCCGCCGACGTCGCCGCCAAGCAGGCCGAGGCGATCCGCGCCGGAGACGAGTACTACGAGGCGCAGCAGGCGTACTTCGAGGCGGCCTATCGCGCCGATGAGCTGCAGCGCCAGGCGGACGAGCAGGCGCTGAAGGCCACGGATGCCGCGAACAAGGCCGGCCGCGTGGCCGCCGAGCTGTATCGCAACGGTGGGGACGACACCTCGCTCGAGCTCTTCTTCGCCGGGTCCGCCGCCAGTGCCGACGATCTGCTGGCGCGCCTCGGCACGATGGACAAGCTCGTCGAGCGCAACCGCGACGTCTACGCCGACGCCATCAGCGCCCGCAACTCGGCGCAGAGCCTCAGCGACCAGGCCGCCGTGCAGCGCGCGGAGCGCGACCGCCTGCAGAAGGAGGCGGAGCAGAAGATGGTCGCCGCCCAGGAGGCGGCGGCTGCGGCCGAGGCGGCGCTCGCCGCGCAGGAGACCCACCGCGTCGAGCTCGAGGCCCAGCTCGCCGCCCTGCGCGACACGACCGCGAAGACGATCGCCGACTATCAGGCGGGCGTCGAGGCTCGCCGCAAGGCCGAGGAAGAGCGCAAGCGCCGCGAGCAGGAAGCGGCCGCGGCCGCAGCCGCGGAGGCCGCGCGCCTCGCCGAAGAAGAGCGCAAGCGTCGCGAAGCGCAGCAGAACAGCGGCGGCGGTGGCGGAGGCGGCGGATCGTCCTCCGGCGGAGGCGGAGGCGGCGGTGGTGGCGGCGGCGGAAACGGCGGCGGAGTCGTCGGCAGCGGCTGGGCGCGTCCGTCGTCGGGCTGGCGCTCCTCCGGCTACGGGTGGCGCACCAGCCAGTGCGGTTCACAGGGGTGCGCGAGCTCCTTCCACGCCGGGGTCGACCTCGCCGCCGGGTGTGGCGCGGGCATCTTCGCCGCCTCGGCGGGCCGCGTGACGTACTCGGGCTACAACGGCGGCTACGGCAACTACGTCCGGATCGATCACGGCGGCGGCATCGGCACCGGCTACGGTCACATGTCGGCGATCTACGTCGGCTACGGTCAGTGGGTCAACGCCGGCCAGCTGATCGGCGCCGAGGGGAACACGGGGCGATCGTTCGGCTGCCACCTGCACTACGAGTGCTACGTCAACGGCGCGACGACGAACCCGATCGACTTCATGGCCGCGCGGGGCATCGGCGTCTGACGCGCGTCCGGCGGGTCTCGCTCACGCGTCGCGGAGAGAGACCGTCACCTCGCGGATCAGGTCGCGACACTTGCGCAGGTCGCCGTCGTCGACACCGAGGCGTTCGATCGCCCGCTCGATGCCCGCCAGCTCCTCGAAAAGTGCCTCGCGTTGGCGGACACCCTGCGTCCGGCGGCCGATCTCTCCGATCGCCCGGATAAGTCGTGCGGCGACACGGGGGTCACCGCTGCCGTAGCGACGCACCCCTCCGAGCCCCAGATCGACGAGGGCGCGGAAATCCGGGTTGCGCGGGATCAGCCGAACGGTTCCCGCCTCGTCCGCCCAGCACGCGGGAAGGTCGGGCCGTGAGGCGATGTCGGCGAGCAGATCGGCGAGGTGGCCGACGGCGTACTCCGCGGTCGTCGGGTCGTTGACCCCGGGAGAGAGAGCCTTCATCGCGACATCGGCGATCTGGCGGATGCCGAAGCTGACGTCCTGTGAGGGCGTCGGTTCGTAGGACAGGCTCATCCGGCCGAGCAGCCACTCATCCACGCCGGCGTCGGCCCTCGTGAGCGCCGTGTCGCGGTGCCACCATCGGAGCACGGGCGAACCCGCCACGATGCTGTCGCCGATCGTGCAGAGCTCTTCGACCACGATGTCGTGCTCTCGTGCGAGGGCGATGAGGCCGGCACGGTCGACACCGGTCAGGAAGCCGGACGTCGTCGCTGCGACGTCGCGCGAAGCGCGCGGGGTCGGCGGGATCGACGCCGGTGCGCGGGGCCGCGCCCGCCACAGAAGATCGATCGTCCGGGACGCCTCTCGATGCGCGTCGCGCATCATCGTCTCGAGCCGCAGTTGCCGAGCGAGGTGGGCGAGGAAGAACGTGAGCATCACCACGCTCGTCAGGGTGGCGACGGATGCCACGGTGACCGCGATCCGAGGGACGAAGGCGTCGGCTCCTTCGGTGGCGTCTTCCACGGTGCGGAGCACCGTCAGCGCGTAGGCGAAGGTGCCCATGAAGGTCGCCAGGGTGGCGTGAACCATCCGGTCGGCGGCGAACATCCGCAGCAGACGCGGTGACCCCTGGCTGCTGGCCAGCTGCAGCGCGAGGACGGTCAGTGAGAAGGTGAGCGAGGTGACGGTGATGACGGACCCTGCGATGGCGGAGAGCACCGCGCGCGCCGCCTCGACGCCGCCGCCGAACAGCAGCGCAGCGAACGTCGGCGACAGATCCTGGTCCACCACGCGATCGACCTCGGGCACGAGCACCCCGAGCGCGACGGCGACGACGGTGGCCGCCAGCGGAATCGGCCAGAGCCGCGACGCGATCGCCTCGTTGATGGCGGCCACGCGTAGTCCTGGTCCGTTGCCCGCCACCGTCGTCATCCGATCTCTCTGTGGCCTGGCGCGCCTCAGTCGAGCGTGTTCGGCGACTCGCCCTCACCCTGGGTGCGGGTCTCGCCCTCGTGCTCCTCGAAGCGGACGAAGGCCTCGCTCACGAGACGCTCGGCCTCGGCGGCGTTCGCCCACTGGTCGACCTTGACCCACTTGTTGGGCTCGAGGTCCTTGTAGTGCTCGAAGAAGTGCCCGATCTCGTTCTTGGTGTACTCGGGGATGTCGTCGACGTCCTGGATGTGCGCCCAGCGCGGGTCCTTCGCCAGCACCGCGACGACCTTGTCGTCGCCGCCCGCCTCATCCACCATCTTCAGCACGCCGACCGGGCGGACCTTCGCCAGGATGCCGGGCATGAGGTCCTGATCGAGGAGCACCAGCACGTCGAGCGGGTCGCCGTCTTCGCCAAGGGTGTTCTCGAAGAACCCGTAGTTGGTCGGGTACCCCATCGGGGTGAAGAGGATGCGATCGAGGAAGACCCGTCCGGTGCCGTGGTCGACCTCGTACTTGATCTTGCTGTTGCGCGGGATCTCGATGACGGCGTCGTATGCGCCCATGCCTGTGCTCCTTCAGAACGGTGGGTAGCCGGCGACCAGCCTAGTCGCGGCCGTCCCGCCGCTCAGGATCGTCGCAGCTGCACGACCGACACAATGGCGATGGCGAGGCCCGCGACGACCATGAACCACCCGAGGACGGGCCCGCCGTTGGTGAGGAGGGCGCCGACCCCCGCGGCGAGCAGAAGGATCGCGACCACGAGGCCGATGATCATGTACAGCCGGTAGC of the Microbacterium invictum genome contains:
- a CDS encoding peptidoglycan DD-metalloendopeptidase family protein, producing MLWPDLSRRGLLGLGIAGIAAAGALAGPALAPAFAVDYPSWEDVERAKQNEGAKAAEITRIEGLIAGLAADVAAKQAEAIRAGDEYYEAQQAYFEAAYRADELQRQADEQALKATDAANKAGRVAAELYRNGGDDTSLELFFAGSAASADDLLARLGTMDKLVERNRDVYADAISARNSAQSLSDQAAVQRAERDRLQKEAEQKMVAAQEAAAAAEAALAAQETHRVELEAQLAALRDTTAKTIADYQAGVEARRKAEEERKRREQEAAAAAAAEAARLAEEERKRREAQQNSGGGGGGGGSSSGGGGGGGGGGGGNGGGVVGSGWARPSSGWRSSGYGWRTSQCGSQGCASSFHAGVDLAAGCGAGIFAASAGRVTYSGYNGGYGNYVRIDHGGGIGTGYGHMSAIYVGYGQWVNAGQLIGAEGNTGRSFGCHLHYECYVNGATTNPIDFMAARGIGV
- the ppa gene encoding inorganic diphosphatase, with the translated sequence MGAYDAVIEIPRNSKIKYEVDHGTGRVFLDRILFTPMGYPTNYGFFENTLGEDGDPLDVLVLLDQDLMPGILAKVRPVGVLKMVDEAGGDDKVVAVLAKDPRWAHIQDVDDIPEYTKNEIGHFFEHYKDLEPNKWVKVDQWANAAEAERLVSEAFVRFEEHEGETRTQGEGESPNTLD
- a CDS encoding helix-turn-helix domain-containing protein, whose product is MTIARQPSTLRRALSGYFDARSAAFARARRDLNMGDGDARALMFICERPGVRAADIAAYLGITAAGATALIDRLVERGVATREYDPDDRRVIRINPAIDLSDDPWSSLCRFDDDFEDAVALRDVTRIEELSTLLDDLTVAVASR
- a CDS encoding DUF2254 domain-containing protein, with the protein product MTTVAGNGPGLRVAAINEAIASRLWPIPLAATVVAVALGVLVPEVDRVVDQDLSPTFAALLFGGGVEAARAVLSAIAGSVITVTSLTFSLTVLALQLASSQGSPRLLRMFAADRMVHATLATFMGTFAYALTVLRTVEDATEGADAFVPRIAVTVASVATLTSVVMLTFFLAHLARQLRLETMMRDAHREASRTIDLLWRARPRAPASIPPTPRASRDVAATTSGFLTGVDRAGLIALAREHDIVVEELCTIGDSIVAGSPVLRWWHRDTALTRADAGVDEWLLGRMSLSYEPTPSQDVSFGIRQIADVAMKALSPGVNDPTTAEYAVGHLADLLADIASRPDLPACWADEAGTVRLIPRNPDFRALVDLGLGGVRRYGSGDPRVAARLIRAIGEIGRRTQGVRQREALFEELAGIERAIERLGVDDGDLRKCRDLIREVTVSLRDA